From Paenibacillus sp. V4I7, one genomic window encodes:
- a CDS encoding DUF4317 domain-containing protein, which translates to MIKKELAHIRKQLKLDHDMLEIFNILNVYIMKESNEIYHYERQPFALLEREKQELYMANFKKLLTGELDQKMFELKFQEEAETPSQVLLHQGLVTGNPEEWQDLMLLLVEKMLADTKYERDTVITFVHGQYFKPTKIRNEEAEESEKDEMFANPFILCSVNSTEQQRKTLMFDYVEREFKYNVFVDPIIKLNSPEQGFFYPSVTDNYSDMNRILYCTGKANEPNLHFIEQVLNAEKTVTAQEERAIFEEIVKEVAGDQLDASTIAHVYEEIHRVIETNEEEEPPKLDYKDVERMLTVSGVENVTMEKVERAFQTVVDNKNYELKASSVIPKFNSKSIKIDTKIATISVSPQDLKYVKQVNYQGKRCILIEVDEDAVIEGFTLSTETL; encoded by the coding sequence TGCTTGAAATTTTCAACATTCTTAACGTGTATATCATGAAGGAAAGCAACGAGATCTATCATTACGAGCGTCAGCCGTTCGCCCTATTGGAAAGGGAGAAGCAGGAACTATATATGGCCAATTTCAAAAAACTGCTGACCGGCGAATTGGATCAGAAGATGTTCGAGTTAAAGTTTCAGGAGGAAGCGGAGACGCCTTCACAGGTGCTTCTCCATCAAGGTCTAGTGACCGGTAATCCGGAAGAATGGCAAGATCTGATGCTCCTGTTGGTGGAGAAAATGTTGGCGGATACCAAATATGAACGGGATACGGTCATTACTTTCGTCCACGGACAATATTTTAAGCCGACCAAGATCAGGAATGAAGAAGCTGAGGAGAGCGAAAAGGACGAGATGTTCGCGAATCCGTTCATTCTGTGCAGTGTGAATTCCACTGAGCAACAGCGGAAAACCCTCATGTTTGATTACGTCGAGCGGGAATTCAAGTATAATGTCTTCGTAGATCCGATCATTAAATTGAACTCGCCGGAGCAAGGTTTTTTCTACCCAAGTGTGACGGACAACTATTCCGACATGAATCGCATTCTGTATTGCACGGGTAAAGCCAACGAACCGAATTTGCATTTCATCGAGCAAGTTTTGAATGCCGAGAAGACCGTGACGGCGCAAGAAGAGAGAGCCATTTTTGAGGAAATCGTGAAAGAAGTGGCGGGAGATCAGCTCGACGCTTCAACGATCGCTCACGTGTACGAGGAAATTCATCGGGTCATTGAGACTAACGAGGAGGAGGAGCCTCCGAAGTTGGACTATAAAGATGTGGAACGCATGCTAACGGTGAGCGGCGTGGAGAACGTGACGATGGAAAAGGTGGAACGAGCGTTTCAAACGGTCGTCGACAACAAAAACTATGAACTCAAAGCAAGCAGCGTCATTCCGAAGTTCAATTCGAAATCGATTAAGATTGATACGAAGATCGCCACGATTTCAGTCAGTCCGCAAGATTTAAAGTACGTGAAACAGGTGAATTATCAAGGAAAACGATGTATCTTGATCGAGGTCGACGAAGACGCCGTGATCGAAGGATTTACGCTCAGTACGGAGACGTTGTAG
- a CDS encoding glycoside hydrolase family 31 protein yields the protein MAYAEAIVAHGLPPGILMIDDNWHEDYGTLAFHQGRFPDPKAMNDRLHELGFRVMLWVCPFISPDGEVFRFLRKQAYLLRSADGKPVVREWWNGFSGILDGTNPEAMSWFLRELERLIETYGVDGFKLDAGDPQYYKPDDIRARPVTPNDQSEAWARLGLQFAFNEYRACWKLEGQPLVQRLSDKNHSWGLDGLASLIPNGLAQGIIGYAFNCPDMVGGGQYEELIRSDFQVDGELFVRYAQCSALFPMMQFSTAPWRVLDEPNLTWCIEAAKLHCRMGPEIAELARYASKTGEPIMRHMSYVFPEAFQAAMVPPNIRLQFC from the coding sequence TTGGCTTATGCCGAAGCGATCGTCGCACACGGGCTTCCGCCGGGTATTCTGATGATTGACGACAATTGGCACGAAGACTATGGAACTCTTGCATTTCACCAAGGCAGGTTTCCTGACCCTAAGGCCATGAACGATCGGCTGCATGAGCTTGGATTCCGCGTGATGCTTTGGGTCTGCCCGTTCATCAGCCCTGACGGAGAAGTATTTCGCTTCTTGCGAAAACAAGCGTACCTTCTGAGGAGTGCGGATGGGAAGCCGGTTGTTCGCGAATGGTGGAATGGGTTCAGTGGTATTTTGGACGGTACGAATCCCGAGGCGATGAGCTGGTTTTTAAGGGAATTGGAACGGCTTATCGAAACATATGGGGTTGATGGATTTAAACTGGATGCCGGGGACCCTCAGTACTACAAACCGGATGACATCAGAGCACGACCGGTGACGCCAAACGATCAGTCCGAAGCTTGGGCACGTCTAGGTCTTCAATTTGCCTTCAACGAATACCGAGCCTGTTGGAAGCTCGAGGGGCAGCCGCTTGTGCAGCGATTGAGCGACAAAAACCATAGTTGGGGTTTAGACGGGCTTGCCAGTTTGATTCCGAATGGCCTTGCGCAAGGAATAATCGGATACGCATTCAACTGCCCCGACATGGTCGGAGGTGGTCAGTATGAGGAATTAATTCGGTCTGACTTCCAAGTGGATGGCGAACTCTTTGTTCGTTACGCGCAATGCTCGGCACTGTTTCCTATGATGCAATTTTCCACGGCGCCATGGAGGGTACTCGATGAACCGAATTTAACGTGGTGTATTGAAGCGGCAAAACTCCACTGCCGTATGGGACCCGAGATTGCGGAGTTGGCTCGATATGCTTCTAAGACAGGCGAGCCGATCATGCGGCACATGTCCTATGTATTCCCGGAAGCTTTCCAGGCTGCCATGGTTCCGCCGAATATAAGGCTTCAATTCTGCTAA